A stretch of Chionomys nivalis chromosome 2, mChiNiv1.1, whole genome shotgun sequence DNA encodes these proteins:
- the LOC130869511 gene encoding ATP synthase subunit epsilon, mitochondrial-like: MVAYWRQAGLSYIGFSQICAKAVRDALKTEFKANAEKTSGSSIKTVKVKKE; encoded by the coding sequence ATGGTGGCGTACTGGCGGCAGGCTGGACTCAGCTACATCGGCTTCTCCCAGATCTGTGCGAAAGCAGTGAGGGATGCCCTGAAGACCGAGTTCAAAGCTAATGCCGAGAAGACGTCCGGCAGCAGCATAAAGACAGTGAAGGTGAAGAAGGAGTAG